TGTTCAAGGTGAATTGGGATGCTGCGGTTTCAAAGAAGAAAGGATGCGTTGGACTGGGGATCATAGCTAGAGATTTCATGGGCAAAGTTTGTGCAGCACAAAGTATTACAGTTGAGCAACTTCTTGACCCGGCAACAGCGGAAGCAATGGCTGGATTGTATGCCATGATGCTGGGTAAGGATTTGGGTGGTGCAGGTTGTATACTAGAAGGAGATGCTCAACAGATTATTAAAGCAATAAATTCCCGGGACCCATGCAGAAGCAGCTTCGGCCACCTTATAGAAGACATTCAGAATGGGCTGCAGACTATGGGCAATTCCTATGTGATATATTGTCCAAGGGAAGCTAATTATGTTGCTCACGGGTTAGCCAAAAATGCTACCGAACATGTCATAGATTTGTTATGGAGGGATGAGATTCCACCATGTGTCTATGGTATTGTAAGGAGGGAGGAAGTCATTCCACCTCCATAAGTGTATTTTTCCACGGtgattttttgaataagaatctcaattattatttcaaaaaaaaaaaaaaaaaagaaatggccCCAACTGATTGAATTAATGACATTTATTTAATCCGTATCTCTCATGTCTTTAGTCGGTGCAgtaaatataaaagtaaaacccATATTTTTATTGTGTACTGGATTTCGGAATTAATGCGAGTcgcatcaattttaaaaagatacaAAATAATGTAAGAGGAAAATCCGTTAAGTGGATCAGGATTTCTGGTAATGCTTAAAAAAttgcccatcaatttttttctcaaattctgaCCATCCAATGTCATTCAACAACCACAATTTTACCACGTGCCgcaactaaagataaataataaaatattatttatttatttttaaaatatatataaaataaaatattaaaatattaaaattaaaaattaaaaaaactaggGTGATCGACCACCCCTAgaggccggttgggggtggtgAAGCCACTATGGCCTTAGAGTGTTAAAAACCACTattaataaaaccaaaaaattatttttttggttttggccAATCAAGAGCTATGGCGATGATTCAAaccacccttaatttttttgggtttttgacccttgggggtggccgaccactaGAGGCCACTTGGGGGAACCCCGACCAACCCGACCCGGGGTGGCACCCCAGCCGGTTGGTGAAGCCCGACCCTGCACCAAATTTTGAGCCACaactatttatatattttttaaaaaataaataataatttattatttatctttagttggGATACATGGtgaaattgtggctattggatAACATTGGATGGTCAGGATTTGAGAAAAAACTGATGAACAATTTTTGGAGCATTGCCGGGTATCTTGATCCTTAACGAGAGGCAATGAATCGTATTTCTAATGAATTTTCACACAGGCTTTGGCTTGAAAAAGTAGGCATTGAAATGagtcacattaattttaaaaagatacaAAATAACGTATAAAGAAGACCCGCTAACAAATAAGAGTCAATGAAGTATATTCCCGGTGACTTCCCACGCAGGTTTCAGCTTGAAAAAGTAGCATAGAAGCCTCTATAAATACAACCCCCAAGCTCGAAAGATGAGCACCACAATACCAAAAACATTCATCAAGATTAACTAGAAGTCTACTAGAAAGATGAAAACCCTTTCACTCTTCGGCCTTGCCTTGGCCTTCTGTTTCCtatctggtatatatatatatatatctcattgTTTAGTTATGATATATATGATAGCAAATTGCTTTAATATGTGTAAATAATTTTGTTGGAAAGTGATCATCGTTCGCATCAATCACCACACAGATAGTTTAATTTTGCAACTTTCACCAGTACATGCACATATATACGAAATAAAGTCATCAGTCAGGCCCACAAAGGTTGAAAGCTTCCATTgttttaactttatttattttattattattattttttttttttgttttacataaAACACATTTTAGATTTTATGTTCTGAACgccttctctctttttctctccccATTGCTTCTGGAATAGTATTTACACAcataataatgttatatatatatatatatatatatatatcacataagCATTTCACAATATCTTATAAAGCTAGTGTGCGGGTAGGTCTATTAGACCTTGACATGTCACCTTAGTAAGATGtttgtgtgatatatatatagcattacagTAAAGAACACAATTTTATTGTGTATCTCCTAGTTATTTGTTGCATGCAAGTTATAGTATAtactttaaattataatttaattatcctaaaaactaaagttaatattaaaaaaaatgattttaatgaGTTGACTATTCTTCTGACAATTTATGTCATGCAGGTGCTCATCCTGCTCAAATAACTTTTACAAACAATTGTCCTACAACTGTATGGCCAGGAACTCTAACTGCGGACCAGAAACCTCAACAATTAAATACTGGATTTGACTTGGCATCCAAAGCATCCACATCAATTGATGTCCAAGCTCCATGGATAGGCCGGTTCTGGGCCCGAACACGATGCAACACGGACGCTTCGGGAAAGTTCACTTGTGAAACTGCTAATTGTGGATCCGGGCAGGTTGCATGCAACGGCGCCAGTGCAATCCCGCCAGCTTCTTTGGTAGAAATCAACATAGCAGCAAATGGTGGAAAGGATTTCTACGATGTCAGCCTTGTAGATGGCTTCAACCTCCCTGTTTCGGTTACCACACAAGGTGGGAACGGTGATTGCCAACCCTCAAGCTGCCCTGCAAACGTGAATGATGTTTGCCCTACTAATCTGCAAGTGAAAGGATCTGATGGGAGCGTAATCGCTTGCAAGAGCGCATGCGCAGCGTTCAATCAGCCACAATACTGTTGCACTGGCGCTAATAATACCCCAGAGACATGTCCACCCACAAACTATTCCATGATCTTCAAAAACCAATGCCCTAAAGCTTATAGCTATGCTTATGATGATAAGAGCAGCACATTTACCTGCTCCGGTGCACCAAACTATATTATCACGTTCTGTCCTTGAACTTATGGAGACGAATTATGTATTCCTTACTCTCTATAGTAATAATTAAGATAGCAATAAGTACTGTCATTGACAAAGGCACATGCATGAGCTCATGCAAGACTTTGGACAGTTATATTATTAGTGGGCTTTTGCCAATTATGGTTTATGTTTAGTTGCGCGCATTTAAAAAGGCTAGTTGATTTAGTGATCATTAAGATCCTGTTTGTACTTTGTTCCTTATCATTTTCTCAATCAATTTCAGTTCcaattttaattctatttcttTAGTTAAAGTTAGATTTTAACAATTGGTATCGAAGCGGTGTTCTTAGCATAGAAAAGAGTACACGTTAGTTAGTTGACTCCTTGGCTAGCCTCCGGCGGGCCCATGAAAGGCAACACCACCAAGAAGAAAGGTAGCAACGACAATTAGAGGAACAACATAGATTTTTTGAACAGATGATAcctataaagaagaaaaatgtaccAATTAAAATGGATGGGGAATGACAGAAACAAAGTTTAATAAAAGGTGTGTACCAATTAGGCCTTAGTATATAACAAGAGAAACATGCTATTTCACGAGAATCTTACcgatttaatggtaaatttttttaaaaataataataatggatgAAAAATAGATGCGAGATATTAAGAATAACATTTCTTAATTATAAGTCAACAAGGGGGAGTCTTGCTACCAAGAATATTAAGATGACTTATTAAAATATaaggtaaagtccacatacctcaCTCAAATTACTACCCGATTGATAATGTACcctataaactttcaattgtaacaatgtcttcccccaaactaccaaaacattgttaatgtccTCCTctaaagctagcaaaaagataaaaatgcccttatgtatttctcaatatgacaaaaatacccgtataaattaaaataaataaataaaataaataaaattttaatttttttttaagaaaacgaaaatttaatttgaaaagaaagatttttttttaaacggaaatttttaattttttttttaaaactaatttttttaaaatgatttttttctttaaacagaaatttttatttaaaagaaatttttgttttagaaacgaaaatttttattttcttaaacgaaaattcttaatttttttttaaacagaaatttttattttaaaaagttataaaaaaaatattttttataacaaaaaaaaaaaagcagatttttttttttttaatttttttcttatacaatggatttttttttttttaaataaaaaattaaaatttaccgccctttggatttttattttttatttttaggttttttctaaaagatttaatattttttgtttttattttactaagtgtagtttcatcattggggggaacattgacaattttgaGTAGTATGAAGGGaaattgttacaattaaaagtttgatggAACATTGTCAACACGtgaatttttcctttatatatatatatgtgtgtgtgtgtgtgtgtgtgtgtgagaaaagtaaatgaataatttttttagggtttaaatttgGTATGATCTGgcattttgttctcattttgttatCTTGTTCCAAGCTGAGGTGTCAACCTcttattggtgggcacaaaTGTCGTGGTTTGTGCCACCAAGAccttatataagttattctccaCGATTAATGACAGAAGGAGAAATTGACCCAAATCCGAGCACACATGTTTCTAATCTTTTCTCACGTCAATCTTTTTTCCTATCTcattctacaaattcaataaatcaatggTGAATTCATCAATTTACTATGAAAATAGATAAAAGatgattaaaaaatgaaagaattctataatttttcttttcttttcctaccATTTTCTGCtagattttgaaaaatctatCCTACCCTAGATTAGACTCCGTGTAATTTGTGTAAACAGTATCATGATTTCATGTTGAGCAAACAGGCCACAGTATTGAATTGTGTAACTTGTTTATTctctgattctttttttttttttttttctttttcctgaatttctctagaaaaaataaaaaataaaaaagaaaaaaagaaaaaaagactagAGTGTAGCATTAGAGAACAAGTTGACATTTATAGCTGATTCATATGACCTGTTGTGCGAGAACAAGTTAACTCATTCATTTGTGGGAGGCagtgacaaaaacaaaaaactgggACCAGAAATACTTCAAGTCTCCACTCTTGCACTCTTGTACAGCCCCATCTCCCAAAGAGAGAGGAAACcagtaataattaataaaactagAGGAAATCAAGATTAAGAAAATCTTTCAACCGTAATCAAGATTcagctatcaattttttttttctattcagcTATCAAAATTGCATCCTCTTTAGCAACTTTCCCTCGCTGTGGACTGAGCTTTGAATGATATCTCTGCCATTATCCGGTTTACAGGTCAAACAAATAAAGCAATATGCTACAAGCACACTTAGTGGACAGCCTTTTGTCTTTCATCAGCATCTTCATGCTCAACCtgacaaataacaaaaaaaaaaaaaaaattgaaatatttaggATCCTGATGGAATGTAGCTACTGAAGATTACAGAAGGCGCATGCAACAGCCAAATATGTGTATTTAAAGTGTCTCAGTTTCCAAGAAACAAGTAATATATTTtgagtttgtgtgtgtgtgagggagagagagggagagatcaACCTCAAGAAATTCGAAGAAAATTTGCACATGAGAGAGTCGGCTAAAAATGATGTAATTGAATATAATAGCTACCGTATACCATAGGTACAGTCTATAACTTGAAAGGATATATGTATATGGAAATGTAGTGAGCCTGTAAAACACCATAATATCATTCGCCATTACCTCAACAAGCACCCTtgctctcttcttcaattttgcACCAGGTTCACCTTTATCAAGCTTTCCTGAAGCCAAGGCAGTTTCCTTCCTCACTCTCTTGCTAGCAACTGGCTCAATGTCTTCTTCATCTGCATCCATTCCAACTGCATCattaaactcttttttcttattcCAGTTTGGATGGgtacacacacacatttgagaATTCTCTCATGTGCTCGTCCCGTTATTATATAAGCTAGTAAAACAAAGGCCACAACTTATAccctaactaaaataaaaaataaaaataaaaatcccatGTAAACTAAAAATTGACAGCTTTTACATGGTATAAGTTAATACTCCCTTCGTCCATCCAAATGACTCTTTTTATTGGTTTCATGACTTGATTTGAAATGGTACGACtattaataaaaagataacacTATCACCCTCTTCCTCAAATGTCCTTCACTTTAAATTAGAGACGAAATAACCTTTAATAagaatatttaagaaaaaaggtAAGAATAATAGGAAATTGAAGATGTAAGAAATTTCACTTTTAGAAAGTGGACATATATTTTATAGCGTCCCAAAAAGGAGAATAAGACACTGAAATTGGAACAAGagtatattaattatatgtGCAAGCACAGGCAAGCATAAggtaataaaaatttaaatcaacattaaaaaaatgctCAACAATAAGTATCTAGTGACAGCTTTACCATTGTCGTAATTCGCATGAGACTGAGCAATTGCAATATCACCAAAATCTTCTATATCATCTTCCTCTTCAAGTTCATCATAACCCTCAACATATTCTATCTCATGTTCCTGCTTATTCCAAGAACCAATAAAAGGGCATTTAATTATCTGAAGTAGCATCTAAGTGAGCACAAAAGCAAATAACTcgtttttaaaacaatattaataatttcaagaaaaaaggattTCACAAATTACCatctcatcttcatcttcactCACAGCCTGCCCCTCTTCAATATCAAGAACCTTGTTATACTCTTTAACAGGAT
This genomic interval from Corylus avellana chromosome ca3, CavTom2PMs-1.0 contains the following:
- the LOC132174766 gene encoding thaumatin-like protein 1 codes for the protein MKTLSLFGLALAFCFLSGAHPAQITFTNNCPTTVWPGTLTADQKPQQLNTGFDLASKASTSIDVQAPWIGRFWARTRCNTDASGKFTCETANCGSGQVACNGASAIPPASLVEINIAANGGKDFYDVSLVDGFNLPVSVTTQGGNGDCQPSSCPANVNDVCPTNLQVKGSDGSVIACKSACAAFNQPQYCCTGANNTPETCPPTNYSMIFKNQCPKAYSYAYDDKSSTFTCSGAPNYIITFCP